Proteins from one Chroococcidiopsis sp. CCMEE 29 genomic window:
- the budA gene encoding acetolactate decarboxylase encodes MKLKRHLWLVVLLVAIVVSVLPVYSQQVLQTHQGFQVSTLGALNMGVYEGAATFAQLKQHGDFGLGTFEGLDGEMVGLDGKFYQVKSDGVAYPVVDEMKTPLSVVTFFHKERSLRLNGQMNYQELQQQLDAQLPTQNLPYAIRVRGIFPYLKVRSVPKQSLPYPLLSDVVSQQQTIFELRNVRGTLVGFRMPQYLKSVNVAGYHFHLITSDRSSGGHLLDGEFLHPTADIETLRDWQIMLPDNTAFEQASLD; translated from the coding sequence ATGAAGCTAAAACGGCATTTATGGTTGGTGGTATTGCTTGTTGCTATTGTAGTTAGCGTGTTACCTGTCTATTCCCAGCAAGTTCTTCAAACCCATCAAGGGTTTCAGGTTTCTACCTTGGGAGCTTTAAACATGGGGGTGTATGAAGGAGCTGCAACATTCGCCCAACTCAAACAGCATGGAGACTTCGGCTTAGGAACTTTTGAGGGACTGGATGGAGAAATGGTTGGACTTGATGGCAAGTTTTATCAAGTCAAGTCAGATGGCGTTGCCTATCCCGTTGTGGATGAGATGAAAACACCACTTTCTGTTGTTACGTTTTTCCACAAAGAGCGATCGCTGCGTTTGAATGGGCAAATGAACTATCAGGAATTGCAGCAACAGCTCGACGCACAGTTGCCCACACAAAACTTGCCCTACGCAATTCGCGTTCGAGGTATCTTTCCCTATTTGAAAGTGAGGAGTGTACCCAAACAATCACTGCCTTATCCTCTATTAAGTGATGTAGTTAGTCAGCAGCAGACTATCTTTGAGCTACGGAATGTGCGAGGAACGTTAGTGGGATTTCGGATGCCACAATACCTCAAGAGTGTAAACGTCGCCGGTTATCACTTTCACTTGATTACGAGCGATCGCTCCTCAGGAGGACATCTGCTGGATGGAGAATTTCTTCACCCTACAGCTGACATCGAAACCCTACGTGACTGGCAGATAATGTTGCCAGATAATACTGCGTTTGAGCAAGCATCGTTAGATTAA
- a CDS encoding nitric oxide synthase oxygenase: MKLSNKQIRERIEDAQSLPMLLLEAKDYLRLFYQEQSLPEAQLQERLVEIYHDYRRSRTYWQTEDELIYGAKVAWRNSMRCIGRIFWESLRVRDLRHLTSAEEIFAAIVDHIQQATNGGNIRSTISIFAPDVPGQPGIRIWNPQLIRYAGYRQPNGTIVGDPAQMELTELCQHFGWQGRGTQFDVLPLIIQMPGQKPQLFELPPEAVMEVSMTHPDYDWFAELGLKWHALPAVSDWRLEIGGISYSCAPFNGWYMSAEIGARNFGDVKRYNLLPTVAERMGLNIRSKLSLWQDRALIELNRAVLHSFTTCGVTIADHHTASAQFMRHWHQEAEAGRMVPADWGRIVPPLSASTMEVFHQEMQNVCLKPNFFQLPVPWKGWNRKQSFSIGSTLNNSQPKQCPFH, encoded by the coding sequence ATGAAACTCAGTAATAAGCAGATCCGTGAACGAATTGAAGATGCACAATCGCTGCCGATGTTGTTACTAGAAGCGAAGGACTATCTCCGGTTATTTTATCAAGAGCAGTCGCTTCCAGAAGCTCAGTTGCAGGAACGTCTTGTAGAGATTTATCACGACTATCGGCGATCGCGCACTTACTGGCAGACCGAGGATGAATTGATTTATGGTGCAAAAGTGGCTTGGCGCAACAGCATGCGCTGCATTGGACGTATCTTTTGGGAGTCGCTGAGGGTGCGAGATCTGCGCCATCTCACCAGTGCAGAAGAAATCTTTGCCGCGATCGTCGATCATATTCAACAGGCGACCAACGGCGGGAATATTCGATCAACCATTAGTATCTTTGCGCCCGACGTACCTGGACAGCCAGGGATTCGCATTTGGAATCCCCAGTTGATTCGTTATGCCGGGTATCGTCAGCCCAATGGAACGATCGTCGGCGATCCTGCTCAAATGGAACTCACTGAACTTTGTCAACACTTCGGCTGGCAAGGAAGAGGAACCCAATTTGATGTTCTGCCGTTGATTATTCAGATGCCCGGACAGAAACCGCAACTGTTTGAACTACCGCCAGAAGCTGTGATGGAAGTCTCGATGACGCATCCCGATTATGACTGGTTTGCAGAACTCGGACTCAAATGGCACGCGCTTCCTGCCGTTTCAGACTGGCGATTAGAGATTGGCGGCATCTCCTATTCCTGTGCTCCCTTCAACGGTTGGTACATGAGTGCTGAAATTGGTGCTCGCAATTTTGGGGATGTGAAGCGCTACAACCTTTTACCCACGGTCGCTGAACGGATGGGGTTGAATATTCGGTCAAAGCTATCGCTGTGGCAGGACCGAGCACTGATTGAGTTGAATCGAGCCGTTTTGCATTCATTTACAACGTGTGGCGTGACGATCGCCGATCATCACACAGCGTCCGCTCAGTTCATGCGGCACTGGCACCAAGAAGCCGAGGCTGGACGCATGGTGCCTGCAGATTGGGGCAGAATCGTGCCACCGCTCTCTGCGTCCACAATGGAAGTCTTTCATCAGGAGATGCAAAATGTTTGCCTCAAACCCAATTTTTTTCAACTGCCTGTGCCTTGGAAAGGATGGAACAGGAAACAATCATTCTCCATTGGGTCTACTCTTAACAATTCACAACCAAAGCAATGTCCTTTTCATTAG
- a CDS encoding NarK family nitrate/nitrite MFS transporter has translation MLQALFSFRDRYRILHLTWFAFFISFVVWFSFAPFATTIQRELHLTSPQLKVLAICNLALTIPARIAIGIVLDRYGPRLTFSALLVFAVVPCLLTATAHDFNQLVWSSLINSIMGAGFVAGVRMVAEWFPSKEIGLAQGVYGGWGNFGAAASQFCLPVLAMTIAYFTGGTLNWRIAIATIGFVTTLYGSIYFRYTQDTPPGEVYQRPQRHGGLEVTSQRSFWAMTLLDLGLLVSLGLLTYPLAQNNINFLNWVQVQFICVFLGLLYVFQFYKAWQVNREIVGSLNPFSSDFLQPSQHYPPNQRYQMRQIALLDFTYLTNFGSQITVISILPTWFEQTFGLNPVTASLVATAYPVLNLVSRPSGGLISDRAGSRKWTMTGLTIGIGIGYLLMSKLDSHSNLTVAIGVTMLCAYFVQAGAGATFSIVPLIRKSATGQIAGSVGAYGNVGGVIYLLVYSLSNAQTLFYSMGITALICASLCAFFLKEPQSSSATNFLEAAVTSTKHPS, from the coding sequence ATGTTGCAAGCTTTATTCTCGTTTCGCGATCGCTACCGCATTCTCCATCTCACTTGGTTCGCTTTTTTTATCTCATTTGTGGTTTGGTTTAGCTTTGCTCCCTTTGCAACAACGATACAGCGCGAACTGCACCTTACGTCACCGCAACTGAAAGTCTTAGCAATTTGCAATTTGGCGCTCACCATTCCCGCTCGGATTGCGATTGGCATAGTACTCGATCGCTATGGACCTCGATTAACGTTTTCGGCATTACTCGTTTTCGCCGTGGTGCCTTGCTTGCTGACTGCGACCGCACACGATTTTAATCAACTGGTTTGGAGCAGTTTGATTAACAGCATCATGGGAGCCGGGTTCGTGGCCGGCGTTCGCATGGTTGCAGAATGGTTTCCATCCAAAGAAATTGGTCTGGCGCAAGGAGTCTACGGCGGTTGGGGCAACTTTGGTGCAGCAGCCTCTCAGTTTTGTCTGCCGGTGCTAGCCATGACGATCGCATATTTCACAGGTGGAACATTGAACTGGCGGATTGCGATCGCCACGATTGGGTTCGTAACAACTCTCTACGGCAGCATTTATTTTCGTTACACCCAAGACACTCCACCTGGCGAAGTGTACCAGCGTCCTCAGCGACATGGTGGATTAGAAGTCACAAGCCAGCGCAGTTTTTGGGCAATGACACTGTTGGATTTAGGATTGCTCGTTTCGCTAGGATTGCTGACCTATCCGCTGGCTCAGAACAACATTAACTTCTTGAATTGGGTTCAAGTGCAGTTCATCTGCGTCTTTCTGGGACTACTGTATGTATTTCAGTTCTACAAAGCTTGGCAGGTCAATCGGGAAATTGTAGGGTCGCTCAACCCTTTCAGTTCAGACTTTCTACAACCTAGTCAGCACTATCCACCTAACCAACGTTACCAGATGCGGCAAATCGCGCTGCTCGATTTCACTTATTTAACAAACTTTGGCTCTCAAATTACCGTGATATCCATTTTGCCAACTTGGTTTGAACAAACGTTTGGACTAAATCCGGTGACGGCAAGCTTGGTTGCAACCGCTTATCCTGTTTTGAATTTAGTGTCTCGTCCTAGCGGTGGGCTGATCAGCGATCGCGCTGGCAGTCGGAAATGGACAATGACAGGGCTAACGATCGGCATTGGGATCGGCTACTTGCTAATGAGCAAGCTTGATTCTCACTCAAATCTCACCGTTGCAATTGGGGTAACGATGCTCTGCGCCTATTTTGTTCAAGCTGGAGCTGGAGCAACCTTTAGCATCGTGCCATTAATTCGCAAGTCCGCGACCGGACAAATCGCGGGAAGTGTGGGTGCTTATGGCAATGTCGGCGGCGTGATTTATTTGCTGGTCTACAGCCTCAGCAATGCTCAAACACTGTTTTACAGCATGGGCATTACGGCTCTAATTTGTGCCAGCTTATGTGCTTTTTTCTTAAAAGAACCTCAGAGTTCCTCTGCGACAAACTTTCTTGAAGCGGCAGTCACTTCCACTAAACATCCCTCATGA
- a CDS encoding DUF928 domain-containing protein: MLKKLPQLPIAIAIAVTWVFGSYSSYPWQVWAQSDEPLNNVSTLKQAKQQEPDFSGYGRPGRRTGGGSRSPCPPINPPLTALIPETNLGKTVAERPSFWFYVPYSPQQAPAGEFVLQSEQGDDVYRTPVTLPKTPGIVSLSIPSTVAPLEINQSYRWYFKLYCEPQQASTPIFVEGWVQRVALTPTLKSHLLAAKARDYAVYAANGVWYDALTHLSQLRRTNGANAKLDDKWADLLNAKGVGLGQLRQQPIVGSALLVHEVRSQKSRIQK, translated from the coding sequence ATGCTGAAGAAGTTACCTCAACTACCAATCGCGATCGCAATTGCCGTTACTTGGGTATTTGGGAGTTACTCAAGTTATCCCTGGCAAGTTTGGGCGCAGTCTGACGAACCATTAAACAATGTTTCTACATTGAAGCAAGCAAAGCAGCAAGAACCCGACTTTTCTGGTTACGGCAGACCAGGTCGCCGAACCGGAGGAGGAAGCCGCAGCCCTTGTCCGCCCATCAATCCACCTCTGACTGCCTTGATCCCCGAAACTAATTTAGGCAAAACAGTTGCCGAGCGTCCGAGTTTTTGGTTTTACGTTCCTTATTCTCCTCAACAAGCGCCAGCTGGAGAATTTGTGTTGCAGTCAGAACAAGGAGATGACGTTTATCGGACTCCTGTAACGTTGCCTAAAACGCCAGGGATTGTTAGCCTTAGCATCCCGTCAACAGTAGCACCTCTAGAAATTAACCAGTCGTATCGCTGGTACTTCAAGCTTTATTGCGAACCGCAGCAAGCATCTACTCCGATTTTTGTTGAAGGGTGGGTGCAACGGGTAGCACTGACCCCTACACTGAAGAGTCATTTACTCGCAGCGAAAGCACGGGATTATGCTGTTTATGCCGCCAATGGCGTTTGGTACGATGCTTTAACTCATCTGTCCCAACTGCGCCGAACCAATGGGGCGAATGCCAAGCTCGATGACAAGTGGGCTGACTTATTAAATGCAAAAGGTGTTGGTTTAGGACAACTTCGGCAACAGCCAATAGTTGGTAGTGCCCTACTAGTACACGAAGTCAGAAGTCAAAAGTCACGCATTCAAAAGTAA
- a CDS encoding CHASE2 domain-containing protein: protein MPLNKAISNGLKLAIFNSCDGLGLARELAELHIPQVIVMREPIADAVAHKFLKDFLSAFSGGQTLYAAVREARERLQGLEGKYLCATWQPVICQNPAESLTNWQDWYAPLEDNSAANKFKQPKRQSLIARKQFQTVLWVSLAIAALVMGVRQLGILQTWELQAFDWSLGLRSREEPDSRILIVKVTEEDVQKQKLKEMRSLSDAALAQLLAKLRQYQPKVIGLDIYRNFPVKSNQENLLTYLQDRRFIAVCEVERAKDENPGEDYYPGIGSPPEIPKNRLGFSDFLFDSHRVIRRQLLFMDINPKSACATNVSFSFQVARTYLAAKGIQPQRTEQGNWQLGNVVFGQLEPNTGGYRQLDALGYQILLNYRTADPVAKQVTLYEILSGSLDAELPNLVKDRIVLIGTTAKSFKDYFPTPYSTDSESRELPGVAIHAHMVSQILSAVLDDRPLLWWLPLWGENLWVWGWSLVGGVLGWQWRSLLQLGLATAAALGILSGLCFVLLLKGGWLPLVPAAIALAIATLVTHKATQPERKS, encoded by the coding sequence ATGCCCTTAAATAAAGCTATTAGTAACGGTTTAAAACTAGCAATTTTCAACTCCTGCGATGGTTTAGGCTTGGCGCGGGAGCTGGCAGAGCTACATATTCCCCAAGTAATTGTCATGCGGGAGCCGATAGCGGATGCAGTGGCTCATAAGTTTCTCAAGGATTTTCTCTCAGCTTTTTCGGGTGGGCAAACATTATATGCCGCCGTGCGGGAGGCACGAGAAAGACTACAAGGACTAGAGGGCAAATATCTCTGTGCAACTTGGCAACCCGTCATCTGTCAAAATCCAGCTGAATCGCTGACTAACTGGCAAGATTGGTACGCTCCACTGGAGGACAATTCTGCTGCCAACAAGTTCAAGCAACCGAAACGCCAAAGTTTGATCGCTAGGAAGCAATTTCAAACAGTACTGTGGGTAAGTTTAGCGATCGCTGCTTTGGTGATGGGAGTCCGGCAATTAGGTATATTACAAACCTGGGAGTTACAAGCTTTCGATTGGAGTTTGGGTTTGCGATCGCGTGAAGAACCAGATTCACGCATCCTCATCGTGAAAGTCACCGAAGAAGACGTGCAGAAACAAAAGCTGAAGGAGATGCGAAGTCTATCAGATGCTGCACTCGCACAGCTACTAGCAAAACTACGACAGTATCAGCCCAAAGTTATAGGATTAGATATCTATCGTAATTTTCCAGTAAAATCTAACCAGGAGAATTTATTAACTTATTTGCAAGACCGTCGCTTCATTGCCGTATGCGAAGTTGAGCGTGCAAAGGATGAGAATCCAGGTGAGGATTATTATCCAGGTATTGGTTCTCCGCCGGAGATCCCGAAAAACCGCCTCGGCTTTAGCGATTTCCTATTTGATTCTCATCGCGTCATTCGTCGCCAGCTACTATTTATGGATATAAATCCTAAGTCCGCTTGTGCAACGAACGTATCCTTCAGTTTCCAAGTGGCGCGAACTTATCTAGCTGCCAAAGGCATTCAACCTCAACGAACTGAGCAAGGAAATTGGCAACTGGGCAATGTCGTTTTTGGGCAACTCGAACCTAATACTGGTGGCTACCGTCAGTTGGATGCACTAGGCTACCAAATATTACTCAATTACCGCACTGCCGATCCAGTTGCCAAGCAAGTTACTCTCTACGAGATCTTAAGCGGTTCGCTTGATGCAGAACTACCTAATCTAGTTAAGGATCGTATCGTTCTGATTGGCACTACAGCCAAAAGTTTTAAAGATTATTTTCCCACACCCTACAGTACCGATAGCGAGTCTAGGGAACTGCCAGGAGTCGCGATCCATGCTCACATGGTGAGTCAAATCCTCAGTGCGGTTTTGGACGATCGCCCCTTACTGTGGTGGTTGCCACTGTGGGGTGAAAATCTTTGGGTTTGGGGCTGGTCGCTGGTGGGAGGCGTACTAGGCTGGCAATGGCGATCGCTGCTACAGCTAGGGTTAGCGACCGCTGCTGCCCTTGGTATCCTATCTGGACTCTGTTTTGTCCTCTTGCTGAAAGGAGGCTGGCTGCCGCTAGTTCCGGCTGCAATCGCTTTGGCGATCGCAACTTTAGTGACTCATAAAGCTACCCAACCCGAACGCAAGTCTTAA